A single region of the Nicotiana sylvestris chromosome 6, ASM39365v2, whole genome shotgun sequence genome encodes:
- the LOC104246978 gene encoding uncharacterized protein, whose translation MEKMNQALEKMKMLVGMDVEDEEAAPQQESFLDDFNRNCTLSTKQRLYGFAICLSTGIACTLLSMLVFFNPIKFGITFSFGNLLALGSTAFLIGPKRQVTMMLDPVRLYATAIYLASIIIALFSALYVRNKLLTLLAIVLEFGALIWYSLSYVPFARSMVSKVMMACFDTEF comes from the exons atggAGAAAATGAACCAGGCTTTGGAGAAGATGAAAATGCTGGTGGGAATGGATGTAGAAGATGAAGAAGCAGCTCCTCAGCAGGAATCTTTCTTGGATGATTTTAATCGCAACTGCACTTTATCTACCAAACAG AGGCTTTATGGTTTTGCTATATGCTTGTCAACTGGTATCGCTTGTACTCTCTTG TCAATGCTGGTTTTCTTCAACCCGATCAAGTTTGGAATAACATTTTCCTTTGGTAATTTGCTTGCACTTGGAAG CACAGCGTTTCTTATAGGGCCTAAACGACAAGTGACAATGATGCTTGACCCAGTTCGCTTATATGCAACTGCCATTTATCTAGCAAGCATTATCATTGCTCTGTTTTCTGCTCTATAT GTGCGGAACAAACTACTTACACTCTTGGCAATTGTATTGGAGTTTGGTGCACTTATTTG GTATAGCTTGAGCTATGTTCCTTTTGCAAGGTCCATGGTCTCAAAAGTGATGATGGCTTGCTTTGACACAGAATTCTAG